The following are encoded together in the Phormidium ambiguum IAM M-71 genome:
- a CDS encoding pentapeptide repeat-containing protein: MANQRGDKATNANSNANFIFRNEVSLQLTLNEKEHNYQAFIDAISMNPSLRGGTDLRGAFLKGAYLRKAELKKLDLREVCLSFADLIEANLSETCLVLADLSDACLNLSNLRKAVLKQANLCQANLVGADLNQADLRGANLSKANLVGASLEEANLSGANLCGADLSSTDLRGVNLQNATYNLATRSPESFDLAKAGAFLIGPNMLLAQINLNGVDLSGIDLRGADLRRANLRKTNLRNVNLVAANLSRVNLTGANLTGADLREAIFKKAVYTLNTQFSKDFEPTKLGAYLIAPDVSLVEVNLSDVDLCGANLRGANLSRANLCRTEMRNVDLSKTNLRKTELEAAKLQDADLKDADLTKANLKLVDLSNADLRNVNLTKANLQSANLTGADLRGADMTGACLNQANLSNVDLRDVDLSRADLRGANLKGTDFSHVDCTGVIVDEGGALA; encoded by the coding sequence GTGGCTAATCAACGAGGAGACAAAGCTACTAATGCAAATAGTAATGCGAACTTCATTTTTCGTAATGAAGTCTCGTTACAGCTGACTTTAAATGAAAAAGAGCATAATTACCAAGCATTTATCGATGCAATTTCCATGAACCCGTCTCTGAGAGGAGGAACCGATCTTCGGGGTGCGTTCCTCAAAGGTGCTTACTTAAGGAAAGCAGAATTAAAAAAACTTGATTTGAGAGAAGTTTGTCTCAGTTTTGCAGATTTGATTGAGGCAAATTTGAGTGAAACTTGTCTGGTATTAGCGGATTTAAGCGACGCTTGTTTAAACTTATCCAATCTCAGGAAAGCTGTACTAAAACAAGCAAATTTATGTCAAGCAAATTTAGTTGGTGCAGACTTGAATCAAGCAGATTTACGAGGAGCTAATTTATCCAAAGCTAATTTAGTTGGTGCTAGTTTAGAAGAAGCTAATCTCAGCGGAGCTAACTTATGTGGCGCAGATTTAAGTAGTACAGATTTGCGGGGAGTCAACTTACAAAATGCCACATATAATTTAGCAACTCGTTCTCCAGAAAGTTTTGATTTGGCTAAAGCAGGAGCTTTTTTAATAGGCCCTAATATGTTGTTAGCACAAATTAATTTAAATGGTGTCGATCTAAGTGGGATAGATTTACGTGGTGCAGATTTACGAAGAGCTAATTTAAGAAAAACTAACTTGCGGAATGTTAATTTAGTAGCAGCTAATTTAAGTCGCGTAAATTTAACTGGTGCTAATTTAACCGGAGCAGATTTACGAGAAGCAATTTTCAAGAAAGCAGTATATACTTTAAATACTCAGTTTTCTAAAGATTTTGAACCGACAAAATTGGGTGCTTATTTAATTGCTCCTGATGTCTCGTTGGTAGAAGTGAATTTAAGTGATGTAGACCTTTGTGGTGCCAATTTGCGAGGTGCTAATTTAAGTCGTGCTAATCTGTGTAGAACAGAGATGCGAAATGTAGATTTGAGTAAGACAAACTTGCGAAAAACAGAGTTAGAAGCAGCAAAACTGCAAGATGCAGACTTGAAAGATGCCGATTTGACTAAAGCGAATTTGAAATTGGTTGATTTGAGTAATGCGGATTTGCGAAATGTTAATTTGACTAAGGCAAATCTGCAAAGCGCAAATTTGACAGGTGCAGATTTAAGGGGCGCGGATATGACGGGAGCGTGCTTAAATCAAGCTAATCTAAGTAATGTGGATTTACGCGATGTAGATTTGTCGAGAGCAGATTTACGGGGCGCAAATCTCAAAGGAACAGATTTTTCCCATGTAGATTGTACAGGAGTAATTGTAGATGAGGGAGGTGCATTGGCGTAG